A window of the Tenebrio molitor chromosome 1, icTenMoli1.1, whole genome shotgun sequence genome harbors these coding sequences:
- the LOC138137567 gene encoding titin-like isoform X1, producing the protein MLLDRSVFLQVCLLLTITQCKCQDYEAYGGDESDDHSDAQEDAGLTDYSKYYAVDTSAPLLSSQGKPEASGFTSPIEFAGFFAPSIDFGASVKQEVAHPKNPFAAQTKTLNFVSNQESFPNFFASGGNFPIDYFEEAQRQQQKENQEEDESADGFGPTYISHNIPTNLDAEYSSDVAKVRPKPNKQRKQKQQKKPKKNYDYEDVEKEASTGSDYNYEYQPETPGKYADYNTGKSSSTVSQHPQAPGYYEKLTQAPTATPYQKYSFQPVTEEGFKSKYLDTLISTVAPFNPSYSKVASTAAPVFETQPSENVPSHLKGKNCIRVRKHIPGGEEHGRRKREAMNCYVCEDAESNSKITQCSYAVEPEPINDYSGESQRYSTPSKQPEGFRYKRYSGDEVRDPYEYIKSRTQKAYGESQENKDFEEYKIPDFYSEDILPDKSYSEIQSEAITKNPANCVKEESEGMTCTICKDPKTGGNFEQCSYTSEPKEQKYAFVTEKKYDSDEPTEGSESKPAVQTKVVGSLKNGKDEIKPSEDFKALGLPSTDNSKFSKIEEFKPSEDFKPTEYKPITLASNDKYSKLEEFKPAEDYKANYRGHEKFKLSDEYNPDSKEDVNSKKEPYNPQEGFKTGHAGGDQAPKKLIDDEPYDIPKHFAESTIKEQKTGVRGLEPSLYGSSDSAEVEGDDADSSSRSEPYKDVDEYHFKLFPEFSNEESQQAAVVTNNPSADATRKDVEEVLAEFTKKDRSACKKAEKNGMTCYLCVDKNGIQHEECMYISESKPQASHLAYHEVKQIKAPAAEEKKNAEQDPAATEIKSKHFFKKVVTTPKPFSMEVAASEDVETKVKYVPNKSRRKAEKKVREQARAASNDDPEKLLEDDDEPKPKAPVEFVVGDEEGAYSDETKPVYSKTLGVKLPLYMIEKSEFEKEFDEFAGNH; encoded by the exons ATGCTTCTGGACAGAAGCGTTTTCCTTCAG GTTTGTCTGTTGTTAACGATAACGCAATGCAAATGCCAAGATTACGAGGCCTACGGTGGCGACGAAAGTGATGACCACTCCGACGCCCAAGAGGACGCCGGTCTCACCGACTACTCCAAATATTACGCAGTTGACACTTCAGCGCCCTTGTTGTCGTCTCAAGGTAAACCTGAAGCGTCCGGTTTCACAAGTCCTATTGAATTCGCGGGATTTTTTGCACCTTCAATAG ATTTCGGAGCGTCGGTCAAGCAAGAAGTGGCGCACCCAAAAAACCCCTTCGCTGCGCAAACCAAGACTTTGAACTTCGTCAGCAACCAAGAATCTTTTCCTAACTTTTTTGCCAGCGGCGGTAATTTCCCCATAGATTACTTCGAAGAAGCGCAGAGACAACAGCAGAAGGAGAACCAAGAAGAAGATGAAAGCGCCGACGGGTTCGGTCCCACTTACATTTCACACAACATCCCGACGAATCTAGACGCGGAGTACTCGTCGGACGTTGCCAAAGTACGACCCAAACCAAATAAGCAGAGAAAACAGAAGCAACAGAAGAAACCTAAAAAGAACTACGACTACGAAGACGTAGAAAAGGAGGCGTCGACAGGATCCGATTACAACTACGAGTACCAACCCGAAACTCCTGGAAAGTATGCTGACTATAACACTGGCAAGTCTAGTTCAACTGTTTCGCAACACCCCCAAGCTCCAGGTTATTACGAGAAACTGACCCAAGCTCCTACTGCCACGCCGTACCAGAAGTACAGTTTCCAACCGGTGACTGAAGAAGGCTTCAAATCCAAATATTTAGACACTTTGATCAGCACAGTCGCTCCTTTCAACCCTTCGTACAGTAAAGTCGCCAGCACTGCTGCTCCAGTTTTCGAGACACAGCCCAGCGAGAACGTCCCGAGTCATCTGAAAGGCAAGAATTGTATAAGAGTGAGGAAGCATATTCCAGGAGGTGAGGAACACGGCCGTCGCAAGAGAGAAGCCATGAATTGCTACGTCTGCGAAGACGCCGAGAGCAACTCGAAGATCACTCAGTGCTCTTACGCAGTGGAACCTGAACCCATCAACGATTACAGTGGAGAGTCTCAGAGGTACTCTACTCCGTCCAAGCAACCAGAAGGGTTCCGGTACAAGAGGTACTCAGGGGATGAGGTACGAGATCCGTACGAGTATATCAAATCGAGGACGCAGAAGGCGTACGGGGAATCCCAAGAGAACAAGGATTTTGAGGAGTACAAGATCCCGGATTTTTACTCGGAAGATATTTTACCGGACAAGAGCTATTCGGAGATCCAGTCGGAAGCGATCACCAAGAATCCGGCCAACTGTGTCAAGGAAGAAAGTGAAGGCATGACTTGCACGATTTGCAAAGATCCCAAGACTGGAGGTAATTTTGAACAGTGCTCGTACACTTCGGAGCCCAAAGAACAGAAGTATGCGTTCGTGACGGAGAAGAAGTACGACAGTGACGAACCCACTGAAGGTTCGGAATCCAAGCCTGCGGTGCAAACCAAAGTGGTGGGGAGTTTGAAGAATGGGAAAGACGAGATTAAACCGTCTGAAGATTTCAAGGCGTTGGGCTTGCCAAGTACTGACAACTCCAAGTTTAGTAAAATAGAAGAGTTCAAACCGTCGGAAGATTTCAAGCCGACAGAATACAAACCAATTACTTTGGCAAGCAACGACAAGTACAGTAAATTGGAAGAATTCAAGCCCGCCGAAGATTACAAAGCCAACTACCGCGGCCacgagaaatttaaattgtcggATGAGTACAATCCAGATTCTAAGGAAGACGTGAATTCGAAGAAAGAACCGTACAATCCTCAGGAAGGTTTCAAGACTGGGCACGCAGGAGGTGACCAAGCGCCGAAGAAATTGATCGACGACGAACCTTACGACATCCCCAAACACTTCGCCGAGAGCACAATCAAGGAACAGAAAACTGGTGTGCGAGGGTTGGAACCCAGTCTCTACGGTAGTTCAGATTCTGCAGAAGTGGAAGGCGACGACGCCGACTCCTCTAGTCGTTCTGAGCCTTACAAAGACGTCGACGAGTACCACTTCAAGTTGTTCCCCGAGTTCTCCAACGAAGAGTCGCAACAAGCCGCCGTCGTGACCAACAACCCGTCCGCCGACGCCACCAGAAAAGACGTCGAAGAAGTCCTAGCCGAGTTCACCAAGAAGGACCGGTCGGCGTGCAAAAAGGCCGAGAAGAACGGCATGACTTGCTACCTGTGCGTGGACAAGAACGGCATCCAGCACGAAGAGTGCATGTATATCTCCGAGTCCAAACCCCAAGCGAGCCATTTGGCGTACCACGAAGTGAAGCAAATCAAGGCACCGGCCGCGGAAGAGAAGAAAAACGCCGAGCAGGACCCGGCCGCGACGGAGATTAAGAGCAAACATTTCTTTAAGAAAGTTGTGACCACGCCCAAGCCTTTCTCCATGGAGGTGGCGGCTTCGGAAGACGTTGAGACGAAAGTGAAGTACGTGCCGAACAAGAGCCGCAGAAAGGCGGAGAAGAAAGTGAGGGAGCAAGCGAGAGCCGCCAGTAATGACGATCCGGAGAAGCTTTTGGAGGACGACGACGAGCCGAAGCCCAAAGCTCCGGTGGAGTTCGTCGTGGGGGACGAGGAGGGGGCCTACAGCGACGAGACTAAGCCAGTTTACAGTAAAACCCTCGGGGTGAAGTTGCCCTTGTACATGATCGAGAAGTCCGAATTCGAGAAAGAGTTTGACGAGTTTGCCGGCAATCATTAA
- the LOC138137567 gene encoding titin-like isoform X2, protein MLLDRSVFLQVCLLLTITQCKCQDYEAYGGDESDDHSDAQEDAGLTDYSKYYAVDTSAPLLSSQDFGASVKQEVAHPKNPFAAQTKTLNFVSNQESFPNFFASGGNFPIDYFEEAQRQQQKENQEEDESADGFGPTYISHNIPTNLDAEYSSDVAKVRPKPNKQRKQKQQKKPKKNYDYEDVEKEASTGSDYNYEYQPETPGKYADYNTGKSSSTVSQHPQAPGYYEKLTQAPTATPYQKYSFQPVTEEGFKSKYLDTLISTVAPFNPSYSKVASTAAPVFETQPSENVPSHLKGKNCIRVRKHIPGGEEHGRRKREAMNCYVCEDAESNSKITQCSYAVEPEPINDYSGESQRYSTPSKQPEGFRYKRYSGDEVRDPYEYIKSRTQKAYGESQENKDFEEYKIPDFYSEDILPDKSYSEIQSEAITKNPANCVKEESEGMTCTICKDPKTGGNFEQCSYTSEPKEQKYAFVTEKKYDSDEPTEGSESKPAVQTKVVGSLKNGKDEIKPSEDFKALGLPSTDNSKFSKIEEFKPSEDFKPTEYKPITLASNDKYSKLEEFKPAEDYKANYRGHEKFKLSDEYNPDSKEDVNSKKEPYNPQEGFKTGHAGGDQAPKKLIDDEPYDIPKHFAESTIKEQKTGVRGLEPSLYGSSDSAEVEGDDADSSSRSEPYKDVDEYHFKLFPEFSNEESQQAAVVTNNPSADATRKDVEEVLAEFTKKDRSACKKAEKNGMTCYLCVDKNGIQHEECMYISESKPQASHLAYHEVKQIKAPAAEEKKNAEQDPAATEIKSKHFFKKVVTTPKPFSMEVAASEDVETKVKYVPNKSRRKAEKKVREQARAASNDDPEKLLEDDDEPKPKAPVEFVVGDEEGAYSDETKPVYSKTLGVKLPLYMIEKSEFEKEFDEFAGNH, encoded by the exons ATGCTTCTGGACAGAAGCGTTTTCCTTCAG GTTTGTCTGTTGTTAACGATAACGCAATGCAAATGCCAAGATTACGAGGCCTACGGTGGCGACGAAAGTGATGACCACTCCGACGCCCAAGAGGACGCCGGTCTCACCGACTACTCCAAATATTACGCAGTTGACACTTCAGCGCCCTTGTTGTCGTCTCAAG ATTTCGGAGCGTCGGTCAAGCAAGAAGTGGCGCACCCAAAAAACCCCTTCGCTGCGCAAACCAAGACTTTGAACTTCGTCAGCAACCAAGAATCTTTTCCTAACTTTTTTGCCAGCGGCGGTAATTTCCCCATAGATTACTTCGAAGAAGCGCAGAGACAACAGCAGAAGGAGAACCAAGAAGAAGATGAAAGCGCCGACGGGTTCGGTCCCACTTACATTTCACACAACATCCCGACGAATCTAGACGCGGAGTACTCGTCGGACGTTGCCAAAGTACGACCCAAACCAAATAAGCAGAGAAAACAGAAGCAACAGAAGAAACCTAAAAAGAACTACGACTACGAAGACGTAGAAAAGGAGGCGTCGACAGGATCCGATTACAACTACGAGTACCAACCCGAAACTCCTGGAAAGTATGCTGACTATAACACTGGCAAGTCTAGTTCAACTGTTTCGCAACACCCCCAAGCTCCAGGTTATTACGAGAAACTGACCCAAGCTCCTACTGCCACGCCGTACCAGAAGTACAGTTTCCAACCGGTGACTGAAGAAGGCTTCAAATCCAAATATTTAGACACTTTGATCAGCACAGTCGCTCCTTTCAACCCTTCGTACAGTAAAGTCGCCAGCACTGCTGCTCCAGTTTTCGAGACACAGCCCAGCGAGAACGTCCCGAGTCATCTGAAAGGCAAGAATTGTATAAGAGTGAGGAAGCATATTCCAGGAGGTGAGGAACACGGCCGTCGCAAGAGAGAAGCCATGAATTGCTACGTCTGCGAAGACGCCGAGAGCAACTCGAAGATCACTCAGTGCTCTTACGCAGTGGAACCTGAACCCATCAACGATTACAGTGGAGAGTCTCAGAGGTACTCTACTCCGTCCAAGCAACCAGAAGGGTTCCGGTACAAGAGGTACTCAGGGGATGAGGTACGAGATCCGTACGAGTATATCAAATCGAGGACGCAGAAGGCGTACGGGGAATCCCAAGAGAACAAGGATTTTGAGGAGTACAAGATCCCGGATTTTTACTCGGAAGATATTTTACCGGACAAGAGCTATTCGGAGATCCAGTCGGAAGCGATCACCAAGAATCCGGCCAACTGTGTCAAGGAAGAAAGTGAAGGCATGACTTGCACGATTTGCAAAGATCCCAAGACTGGAGGTAATTTTGAACAGTGCTCGTACACTTCGGAGCCCAAAGAACAGAAGTATGCGTTCGTGACGGAGAAGAAGTACGACAGTGACGAACCCACTGAAGGTTCGGAATCCAAGCCTGCGGTGCAAACCAAAGTGGTGGGGAGTTTGAAGAATGGGAAAGACGAGATTAAACCGTCTGAAGATTTCAAGGCGTTGGGCTTGCCAAGTACTGACAACTCCAAGTTTAGTAAAATAGAAGAGTTCAAACCGTCGGAAGATTTCAAGCCGACAGAATACAAACCAATTACTTTGGCAAGCAACGACAAGTACAGTAAATTGGAAGAATTCAAGCCCGCCGAAGATTACAAAGCCAACTACCGCGGCCacgagaaatttaaattgtcggATGAGTACAATCCAGATTCTAAGGAAGACGTGAATTCGAAGAAAGAACCGTACAATCCTCAGGAAGGTTTCAAGACTGGGCACGCAGGAGGTGACCAAGCGCCGAAGAAATTGATCGACGACGAACCTTACGACATCCCCAAACACTTCGCCGAGAGCACAATCAAGGAACAGAAAACTGGTGTGCGAGGGTTGGAACCCAGTCTCTACGGTAGTTCAGATTCTGCAGAAGTGGAAGGCGACGACGCCGACTCCTCTAGTCGTTCTGAGCCTTACAAAGACGTCGACGAGTACCACTTCAAGTTGTTCCCCGAGTTCTCCAACGAAGAGTCGCAACAAGCCGCCGTCGTGACCAACAACCCGTCCGCCGACGCCACCAGAAAAGACGTCGAAGAAGTCCTAGCCGAGTTCACCAAGAAGGACCGGTCGGCGTGCAAAAAGGCCGAGAAGAACGGCATGACTTGCTACCTGTGCGTGGACAAGAACGGCATCCAGCACGAAGAGTGCATGTATATCTCCGAGTCCAAACCCCAAGCGAGCCATTTGGCGTACCACGAAGTGAAGCAAATCAAGGCACCGGCCGCGGAAGAGAAGAAAAACGCCGAGCAGGACCCGGCCGCGACGGAGATTAAGAGCAAACATTTCTTTAAGAAAGTTGTGACCACGCCCAAGCCTTTCTCCATGGAGGTGGCGGCTTCGGAAGACGTTGAGACGAAAGTGAAGTACGTGCCGAACAAGAGCCGCAGAAAGGCGGAGAAGAAAGTGAGGGAGCAAGCGAGAGCCGCCAGTAATGACGATCCGGAGAAGCTTTTGGAGGACGACGACGAGCCGAAGCCCAAAGCTCCGGTGGAGTTCGTCGTGGGGGACGAGGAGGGGGCCTACAGCGACGAGACTAAGCCAGTTTACAGTAAAACCCTCGGGGTGAAGTTGCCCTTGTACATGATCGAGAAGTCCGAATTCGAGAAAGAGTTTGACGAGTTTGCCGGCAATCATTAA